A portion of the Paenibacillus marchantiae genome contains these proteins:
- a CDS encoding TetR/AcrR family transcriptional regulator gives MARTREFDEEKVLDAAMQLFWEKGYEATSLSDLTSRMGIQRPSIYSTFGDKRELFETSLRKYTMARAAEMRTRLAGITSVKEAFRTFFSEIVDEEYNAERLSRGCFCINTMVELAPHDEKFEILTREHQMYLSVIFQENIERGMRSGELNPSLDAKAVAQALIVSLIGLTVFMKSRPNRSFIENSIRVTLFLLG, from the coding sequence ATGGCGAGAACTCGCGAATTTGACGAAGAGAAAGTGCTAGATGCAGCGATGCAGCTTTTTTGGGAAAAAGGATATGAAGCCACTTCATTAAGTGATCTGACTTCAAGAATGGGCATCCAAAGACCCAGTATATATTCCACTTTTGGAGATAAAAGAGAACTGTTCGAAACTTCGCTACGGAAATACACGATGGCTCGTGCCGCAGAGATGCGAACCAGACTGGCGGGTATTACATCGGTTAAAGAGGCCTTTCGTACTTTTTTTTCAGAAATCGTGGACGAAGAATACAACGCAGAGCGACTCAGTCGTGGATGCTTTTGCATCAATACGATGGTTGAGCTTGCACCCCATGATGAGAAATTTGAAATTCTCACCCGGGAACATCAGATGTACCTGTCGGTCATCTTTCAGGAAAATATTGAGCGGGGAATGCGATCAGGGGAACTTAACCCCTCCCTGGACGCTAAGGCTGTCGCGCAAGCACTTATTGTATCCCTAATTGGACTGACCGTTTTCATGAAGTCCCGTCCCAATCGTTCATTTATAGAAAACTCGATTCGAGTCACACTTTTCTTGCTGGGTTAA
- a CDS encoding helix-turn-helix domain-containing protein, with amino-acid sequence MDPSLHPLFRPIQMNGSDRNTYYIEQIPSISLMAHVACYWESGSIPHTGERDQEPISVPARVLPDGCTDMLITYDSVRSAHSYAYCGNYTHPFAVSEASDVSPSADYTFGVRFFPGGAYVFHGLPLEGFTDMRIPLEECWPVRLSELQERIAGTRTFEERVQVMNAYLSPLSVQTNTYENDLMKNALHRIFIDGGRMSVSELAMREVVSERQLHRKFAEWIGISPKRFSEVVRFHRVLGSIHQGHTADGVALALNHGFFDQAHLIRQFRKFYGETPLTAAKEHQQRLSDLYNKSVAPSDILRS; translated from the coding sequence GTGGACCCCAGCCTGCATCCGCTGTTCAGACCCATTCAGATGAATGGGTCAGATCGGAACACGTATTATATTGAACAAATACCTTCTATTTCCCTAATGGCTCATGTAGCCTGTTATTGGGAATCCGGTTCTATTCCGCACACAGGAGAGCGAGATCAGGAACCTATATCAGTGCCCGCTCGGGTATTACCGGATGGCTGCACGGACATGCTGATTACATACGACTCGGTCCGTTCGGCTCATTCCTATGCATACTGTGGCAATTATACGCATCCATTTGCTGTGTCCGAGGCATCCGATGTAAGTCCTTCCGCAGATTACACATTTGGCGTACGTTTTTTTCCGGGTGGGGCGTACGTCTTTCATGGTTTGCCATTGGAAGGATTTACGGACATGCGAATTCCGCTTGAGGAATGTTGGCCAGTCAGGTTAAGTGAGCTTCAGGAGCGGATAGCTGGAACAAGAACCTTTGAAGAACGGGTACAGGTTATGAATGCCTATCTGAGTCCACTATCCGTGCAAACCAATACATACGAGAATGATTTGATGAAAAACGCGCTGCATCGCATCTTTATCGATGGGGGACGTATGAGCGTCAGTGAGCTGGCAATGCGAGAAGTTGTCAGTGAACGCCAGCTGCATCGGAAGTTTGCAGAATGGATCGGAATCAGTCCGAAGCGATTCAGTGAGGTGGTTCGTTTTCATCGTGTCCTGGGCAGTATTCATCAGGGGCATACGGCGGATGGGGTAGCGCTGGCCCTGAATCATGGTTTTTTTGACCAAGCCCACTTGATTCGTCAATTCCGCAAGTTTTATGGGGAAACCCCGCTGACCGCTGCCAAGGAACATCAACAAAGGTTGTCCGATTTGTACAATAAGTCGGTTGCCCCTTCAGATATACTGAGATCGTGA
- a CDS encoding flavin-containing monooxygenase — MIHMYDVLVIGAGQAGLAAGYYLQQSGLTFLIVDAVSSVGESWRKRYDSLRLFTPRMYDGLPGMPLSGNKNSLPSKDEIADYFENYAKQMELPIKLNCSISRLSKRDEMFYAETNDGMIEARNIIVATGPFQTKNVPHFATSLSENVIQLHSSEYKNRSQLLPGTTVVVGGGNSGAQIAVELASDDRQTVYISIARNITFRPLHIMKRSIFWYFEKLGVLRAIADRMVGKWLRNQPEYVYGYELKELITKGKVNKRPRAINAIDNRILYEDGSEAPIDNIIWATGFKRNDDWIDIATAFDSQGEILHERGVSPVAGLYFVGLPWQTSRGSALLGWVKYDAQRIVNHVIQR, encoded by the coding sequence ATGATACATATGTATGATGTATTAGTTATCGGGGCTGGGCAAGCAGGCTTGGCGGCAGGTTACTATCTTCAACAGTCGGGGTTAACCTTTTTAATCGTTGACGCTGTCTCATCTGTCGGGGAATCTTGGCGTAAACGGTACGACTCCTTGCGTCTTTTTACCCCACGAATGTATGACGGATTACCCGGAATGCCTCTTAGTGGAAATAAAAATAGCCTGCCAAGCAAGGATGAAATTGCAGATTATTTTGAAAACTATGCTAAACAAATGGAGCTTCCAATAAAGTTAAACTGTTCAATCTCTCGTCTCTCGAAACGAGATGAGATGTTCTATGCTGAAACCAATGATGGAATGATAGAAGCGCGCAATATTATCGTTGCGACGGGACCTTTCCAGACCAAGAATGTTCCTCATTTTGCGACATCATTATCCGAGAATGTAATTCAACTTCATTCATCAGAGTATAAAAACCGCTCTCAATTGCTTCCTGGAACAACAGTAGTCGTAGGCGGAGGGAATTCAGGCGCCCAAATTGCTGTAGAGTTAGCATCAGATGATAGACAAACCGTATACATATCCATAGCTCGAAATATAACATTTAGACCTTTGCATATCATGAAACGAAGTATATTCTGGTATTTCGAAAAGCTCGGAGTATTACGTGCAATTGCAGATCGTATGGTCGGAAAATGGTTACGAAATCAGCCTGAGTACGTATATGGCTATGAGTTAAAAGAGTTGATCACTAAAGGGAAAGTTAACAAGCGTCCACGTGCTATAAATGCAATAGATAACCGCATCCTATATGAGGATGGGAGTGAGGCACCAATAGACAATATTATCTGGGCTACTGGGTTTAAACGAAATGATGATTGGATTGATATCGCTACTGCTTTTGATTCCCAAGGTGAAATTTTACACGAGAGAGGAGTATCACCGGTTGCTGGACTATATTTTGTAGGGCTGCCTTGGCAAACATCACGAGGTTCAGCACTGTTGGGATGGGTTAAATACGATGCTCAGAGAATCGTTAATCATGTGATTCAAAGGTAA
- a CDS encoding DUF2642 domain-containing protein has protein sequence MNNYQMMHPMANSHYVPQMPHNIVVHPVDHCVVESLMSLVGKVVILETTRGRLDGCVVAVKHDHVVLEERNRKFFVRIAEIVWIMPD, from the coding sequence TTGAATAATTATCAAATGATGCATCCCATGGCTAACTCACATTATGTGCCCCAGATGCCCCATAACATTGTCGTTCATCCAGTGGATCATTGTGTAGTCGAAAGTCTAATGTCCCTGGTGGGAAAAGTGGTTATCCTGGAAACGACTCGCGGTAGACTGGATGGATGTGTGGTCGCTGTTAAACATGACCATGTTGTACTAGAGGAAAGAAATAGAAAATTCTTCGTGCGCATTGCCGAAATCGTCTGGATTATGCCTGACTAA
- a CDS encoding alpha/beta hydrolase: MSFVDRVVPELRDALTQFPGFNLKGGLQVSRAMLVNPPIVKSNDVRTTNRIIAGAAGDMLVKLYEPSERTGDKLPAMLWIHGGGYVLGHPDMDDALCERFVQAAHCVVVSVDYRLAPEHPYPAALHDCYAGLVWMTDETESLGIDLSRVAIAGASGGGGLTAALAQMVRDKGGPSLIFQMPLYPMLDDRNISASSHEITEQNATWNRTNNLEAWSMYLGGEMEGLGENEEHNMPSYAVPARTENLAGLPPMYTCIGQLDLFRDETIEYVTRLAAAGVDVEMHLYPGAYHCFEVFVPDAEVSQRACQDYIRAMARALNPSWEQ, from the coding sequence ATGAGTTTTGTAGATCGGGTGGTACCTGAATTAAGAGATGCATTGACCCAGTTTCCGGGCTTTAATTTGAAGGGGGGATTGCAGGTTAGCCGGGCGATGCTCGTGAACCCACCAATTGTGAAATCGAACGACGTACGCACCACAAATCGAATTATTGCTGGGGCAGCAGGAGACATGTTGGTCAAACTATATGAACCGTCTGAGCGTACTGGAGATAAGCTGCCGGCGATGCTGTGGATTCATGGAGGAGGTTATGTGCTGGGACATCCGGATATGGATGATGCGTTATGTGAGCGCTTTGTACAAGCGGCTCACTGTGTAGTCGTATCGGTTGATTATCGCCTGGCTCCTGAGCATCCTTATCCAGCTGCCCTTCATGACTGCTATGCAGGTCTGGTATGGATGACGGACGAAACAGAGTCGCTCGGTATTGATCTTAGCCGGGTCGCAATTGCGGGAGCAAGCGGAGGTGGAGGACTGACTGCAGCACTTGCACAAATGGTCCGCGATAAAGGTGGGCCGAGCCTGATCTTCCAAATGCCGCTGTACCCGATGCTGGACGATCGGAATATTTCGGCTTCGAGCCACGAAATTACGGAACAAAATGCCACATGGAATCGGACGAATAACCTGGAGGCATGGAGTATGTACCTTGGAGGAGAGATGGAGGGATTGGGGGAGAACGAAGAACACAACATGCCTTCTTACGCTGTCCCAGCAAGAACTGAAAATCTGGCAGGGCTACCCCCAATGTATACGTGTATTGGCCAGCTTGATCTGTTTCGAGATGAAACTATTGAATATGTGACACGTCTTGCGGCAGCGGGAGTGGATGTCGAAATGCACCTGTATCCCGGTGCTTATCACTGCTTCGAAGTATTTGTGCCTGATGCGGAAGTTAGTCAGCGGGCTTGTCAGGATTATATCCGTGCCATGGCTAGAGCACTTAATCCTTCATGGGAGCAATAA
- a CDS encoding DinB family protein produces MNGTLQIRDHLLNELETGVRTGASLIRLIRPEDWAYRPQDNMRSLVELVHHFIQITASDLAIMQEKSEAEVGVVENSLSGIEDIEKLEAILWGNLEAYKAYIVSLSEEDLLNRSTKAFYMEHGHLQAQWQIETLTHVFHHRSQLYNYLKQQGHELNFFMLYA; encoded by the coding sequence ATGAATGGAACATTGCAAATTCGGGATCATCTGCTCAATGAATTGGAGACAGGAGTACGTACGGGGGCGAGTCTGATCCGCCTAATCCGTCCAGAGGATTGGGCATACCGCCCGCAGGACAATATGCGTTCACTGGTGGAACTGGTCCATCATTTTATTCAGATCACAGCATCGGACCTTGCCATTATGCAGGAGAAGAGCGAAGCTGAGGTTGGTGTGGTAGAGAATAGCCTGTCAGGGATCGAGGATATTGAAAAACTGGAGGCGATACTTTGGGGCAATTTAGAAGCCTACAAAGCTTATATTGTATCGCTGAGCGAAGAAGATCTGTTGAACCGCTCAACCAAAGCCTTCTATATGGAGCACGGTCATTTGCAGGCTCAATGGCAGATTGAAACGCTAACTCACGTATTCCATCACCGTTCACAGTTGTATAATTACCTCAAACAGCAGGGGCATGAGTTGAACTTTTTCATGCTGTATGCTTAA
- a CDS encoding LLM class flavin-dependent oxidoreductase, with the protein MEIGITSFVETTPDLRTGEVISHAQRLREVVEEIVLADQVGLDVFGVGEHHRKDYAASSPAMVLSAAASLTKRIRLTSAVTVLSSADPVRVFQDFATLDGISNGRAEIMAGRGSFTESFPLFGYELGEYDELFDEHLELLLNLQKSEIVNWRGGHRPAIHNLGVYPRPVQSPLPIWIGSGGNQESVVRAGLLGLPLTLAIIGGSLERNFGPLVQLYKQAAAHAGHDASKLTVGSHSLGFVAENTELAADLFFPSTQAGMNKIGKERGWGHYSRASFDAARSHEGALYVGDPETVARKIIHLRKNVGITRFMMYVPIATMPHDQVMRAIELIGTEVAPRVRTELAEWEAENGQRA; encoded by the coding sequence ATGGAAATAGGAATTACTTCGTTTGTGGAGACAACACCCGATCTTCGGACAGGTGAGGTCATAAGTCACGCACAGCGATTGCGTGAAGTGGTGGAAGAAATCGTGCTTGCCGATCAGGTGGGGTTGGATGTATTTGGCGTAGGAGAACATCATCGTAAAGATTATGCGGCTTCTTCCCCTGCGATGGTGCTGTCCGCAGCTGCATCCCTGACCAAGCGTATTCGGCTGACTAGTGCAGTAACGGTACTTTCGTCCGCTGACCCGGTACGTGTGTTTCAGGATTTTGCCACACTGGATGGCATTTCGAATGGACGTGCGGAGATTATGGCAGGGCGGGGTTCCTTTACCGAATCATTCCCTTTGTTTGGATATGAGCTAGGTGAGTATGATGAGCTGTTCGATGAACATCTGGAACTGCTGCTTAACCTGCAAAAGTCCGAAATAGTCAACTGGCGAGGTGGGCACAGACCTGCAATACATAATCTGGGCGTATATCCACGGCCTGTGCAGAGCCCTTTGCCCATATGGATTGGCAGCGGGGGCAATCAGGAATCGGTGGTGCGTGCAGGATTGCTGGGGCTTCCGTTGACGTTGGCTATTATTGGCGGGAGCCTGGAAAGGAATTTTGGCCCCCTTGTACAGTTGTACAAGCAGGCAGCGGCACATGCCGGACATGACGCTTCGAAGCTTACTGTAGGGTCGCATTCGCTCGGATTTGTGGCTGAAAATACAGAACTGGCGGCTGATCTGTTCTTTCCTTCTACCCAGGCGGGCATGAACAAAATTGGCAAGGAACGCGGATGGGGACATTACAGTCGTGCCAGTTTTGATGCTGCACGTAGCCATGAGGGTGCTTTGTACGTAGGTGATCCAGAGACGGTTGCCCGGAAAATCATTCACCTTCGCAAGAATGTGGGCATTACACGTTTCATGATGTACGTACCGATTGCCACGATGCCACATGATCAGGTGATGAGAGCGATTGAATTGATCGGAACAGAGGTGGCACCTCGAGTGCGGACAGAGTTGGCTGAGTGGGAAGCTGAGAATGGACAAAGAGCATAA